One genomic segment of Pyruvatibacter mobilis includes these proteins:
- a CDS encoding DNA polymerase yields MSRYFFDCETNGFLDELDRIHSLVLKDADTGHVISCADQPHYIKNGFGIEDGVKLLARADEIIGHNIIKFDIPALAKVYPGFSPQGKVTDTMVWARLVYPRDDLRTKDASLNRKRERKGLPRIDGKEMGGQKLETWGFRLGILKGTYAQDNEDAWSSWNPEMQDYCEQDVEVTEALYRRLTERSGKILADGKPAFPLEAIDLEHRVAAIVARQERYGFCFDTEKAEALLARLLTRRAELGDELQKAFPPRWRPKGKGPFVPKRDNARMGYVAGCPLTKVELTPFNPGSRIHVSEWLKVMRGWRPIEFTNDGHPKVDETILNQLPFPEAKVLAETFMIDKRLGQLSEGDQAWLKCVGLDGRIHGSVNTNGAVTGRMTHMLPNVGQVPSGKAPYGHECRECFTVPPDKVQVGCDADALELRCLAGYMAKYDNGSYIEVVLKGKKEDGTDNHSVNCRALGLDPKKIIPIDGKQETGRDIAKTWFYAFIYGAGDWKLGATVGVRGDEAEIIKAGKKSRATFLKNLPALGKLTEKVKAKAKKQGFIRGLDGRRLSIRSQHAALNTLLQSAGAIIMKKGLVILDGLLQDAGLVPGEDYEFVANVHDEWQMEVSPQHAEMVGQTARRAIQLAGEAFNFRCPLDGAYDIGRNWAETH; encoded by the coding sequence CACTACATCAAGAACGGGTTTGGCATCGAAGACGGCGTGAAACTCCTCGCCAGGGCCGACGAGATCATCGGCCACAACATCATCAAGTTCGACATCCCCGCCCTGGCCAAGGTGTATCCCGGCTTCTCGCCGCAAGGGAAGGTCACGGACACCATGGTCTGGGCGCGTCTCGTGTATCCCCGCGACGACCTCCGGACGAAGGACGCCAGCCTCAACCGCAAGCGTGAGCGTAAGGGCCTGCCCCGGATCGACGGGAAGGAGATGGGCGGGCAGAAGCTTGAGACCTGGGGGTTCCGCCTCGGCATCCTCAAGGGCACCTATGCTCAGGACAACGAGGACGCCTGGTCCTCGTGGAACCCTGAGATGCAGGACTACTGCGAGCAGGACGTGGAGGTCACTGAGGCCCTCTATAGACGCCTGACCGAGAGGTCTGGCAAGATTTTGGCTGACGGCAAGCCTGCCTTCCCGCTGGAAGCGATCGACCTGGAGCACCGGGTTGCTGCAATCGTCGCACGGCAGGAGCGGTACGGCTTCTGCTTCGATACCGAGAAAGCAGAGGCCCTGCTCGCCAGGCTCCTGACCCGCCGCGCGGAACTGGGGGACGAACTCCAGAAGGCATTTCCGCCCCGATGGCGTCCCAAGGGGAAGGGGCCGTTTGTCCCCAAGCGTGACAACGCCCGGATGGGCTACGTCGCTGGATGTCCTCTGACCAAGGTTGAGCTTACCCCGTTCAATCCCGGTAGTCGTATCCACGTCTCAGAATGGCTCAAGGTCATGCGGGGGTGGCGACCGATTGAGTTTACGAACGATGGCCACCCCAAGGTGGATGAAACCATCCTCAACCAATTGCCGTTCCCGGAGGCCAAGGTCCTTGCTGAGACCTTCATGATCGACAAGCGCCTTGGTCAGTTGTCCGAGGGGGATCAAGCGTGGCTCAAGTGTGTGGGTCTGGATGGCCGAATCCACGGCAGCGTGAACACCAACGGAGCGGTGACGGGTCGGATGACCCATATGCTCCCGAACGTCGGTCAGGTGCCCAGCGGCAAGGCTCCATATGGTCATGAGTGCCGTGAATGCTTCACGGTTCCCCCCGATAAGGTGCAAGTCGGCTGCGATGCTGACGCCCTGGAGCTTCGGTGTCTGGCCGGGTACATGGCTAAGTACGACAATGGGTCCTACATCGAAGTTGTCCTCAAGGGTAAGAAGGAGGACGGCACCGATAACCACTCGGTGAATTGCCGGGCGCTCGGCCTCGATCCCAAGAAAATCATCCCGATTGACGGGAAGCAGGAGACTGGCCGCGACATCGCCAAGACCTGGTTCTACGCCTTCATCTACGGGGCGGGGGACTGGAAGCTGGGCGCTACGGTGGGAGTCCGGGGAGACGAGGCGGAGATCATCAAGGCCGGTAAGAAGTCCCGCGCCACCTTCCTCAAGAACCTCCCGGCACTCGGGAAGCTGACCGAGAAGGTCAAGGCCAAAGCCAAGAAGCAGGGCTTCATCCGGGGGCTTGACGGTCGCAGGCTTTCAATCCGCTCCCAACACGCTGCCCTCAACACTCTCCTCCAGTCTGCCGGTGCGATCATCATGAAGAAGGGCCTCGTCATCCTCGACGGCCTTCTCCAGGACGCTGGTCTCGTGCCCGGCGAGGACTACGAGTTCGTCGCCAACGTGCATGACGAATGGCAGATGGAGGTCTCACCGCAACACGCCGAGATGGTCGGACAGACCGCCCGGCGGGCTATTCAACTCGCGGGCGAGGCGTTCAATTTCCGCTGCCCGCTCGATGGAGCATATGACATCGGACGCAACTGGGCTGAGACCCACTGA
- a CDS encoding GIY-YIG nuclease family protein, which yields MYLVKNPAWPGMVKVGSAADYEQRCRKYQTGDPYRAYEVIGALPFSDRLAAESAVLHELRDHHVSGEWFQVSEGRALHVLQTAPWEVLNELSTPPSD from the coding sequence GTGTACCTCGTCAAGAACCCGGCGTGGCCGGGCATGGTGAAGGTCGGGTCCGCCGCCGACTACGAGCAGCGCTGCCGCAAGTATCAGACGGGCGACCCCTACCGGGCCTATGAGGTCATAGGGGCGCTCCCGTTCTCTGACCGGCTGGCAGCCGAAAGCGCCGTCCTCCATGAACTCCGCGACCACCACGTAAGCGGTGAGTGGTTCCAGGTGTCGGAGGGGAGGGCGCTTCACGTTCTTCAAACAGCACCCTGGGAGGTACTGAATGAGCTATCGACGCCACCTTCTGATTGA
- a CDS encoding exonuclease: MSYRRHLLIDGDVLAFKAAAVAETAIEWEPGYWTWFSDEMEARDICVAEIDRYMEALDADGYTLCLTDDAHNFRKDILDSYKGNRKSKRPLVLKAIKEWMADEMGAMVRPTLEGDDILGILATWPKFRKKHGEPVIVSIDKDMKTVPCLYCRDLETGIVEVTQEDADDWHLIQTLAGDQTDGYKGCPGIGMDRASKIIAEPTILVPYKHTITRGKRIGEVEVRYRAEPTSDKWKAVVSHYEAAGLNEEAALQQARVARILRASDYDFKSKTPIMWSPDK; this comes from the coding sequence ATGAGCTATCGACGCCACCTTCTGATTGACGGTGACGTTCTGGCCTTCAAGGCCGCTGCCGTGGCCGAGACGGCAATCGAATGGGAGCCGGGATACTGGACCTGGTTCTCTGACGAGATGGAGGCCCGTGACATCTGTGTCGCGGAGATCGACCGTTACATGGAAGCCCTGGACGCGGACGGCTACACCCTCTGCCTCACCGACGACGCCCACAACTTCCGGAAGGACATCCTCGACTCCTACAAGGGCAACCGAAAGAGCAAGCGCCCGCTTGTCCTCAAGGCCATCAAGGAATGGATGGCCGACGAGATGGGGGCGATGGTCCGACCCACCCTCGAAGGTGACGACATCCTCGGCATTCTCGCTACCTGGCCCAAGTTCCGTAAGAAGCACGGGGAGCCGGTCATCGTGTCGATCGACAAGGACATGAAGACAGTCCCTTGTCTGTATTGCCGGGACCTTGAGACCGGCATCGTCGAGGTCACGCAGGAGGACGCCGACGACTGGCACCTTATCCAAACCCTCGCTGGCGATCAGACCGATGGCTACAAGGGGTGCCCCGGAATCGGCATGGACCGGGCCTCCAAGATCATCGCGGAGCCGACAATCCTCGTCCCGTACAAGCACACCATCACCCGAGGCAAACGCATCGGGGAGGTTGAGGTCCGCTACCGCGCCGAGCCTACCTCGGACAAGTGGAAAGCCGTGGTCAGTCACTATGAGGCGGCTGGATTGAACGAGGAAGCCGCCCTCCAGCAGGCCCGCGTTGCCCGCATCCTCCGGGCCTCCGACTACGACTTCAAGTCCAAGACCCCGATTATGTGGAGTCCGGACAAATAG
- a CDS encoding portal protein yields the protein MTAAERYAQLEGSRTPYLTRARECAKLTIPSLMPEEGTSGSSDLPTPYQGMGARGVNNLAAKLLLALLPPSAPFFRLSIDDFALAEIAGDRPEARSEVEKTLGDIERTVMTEIEATAIRVSAFEALKQLLNAGNVLLYLPPTGGMKVFRLDRYVVKRDPMGNILEIVVKEEVSPAALPEELRKKLKDRIKSKGVNDQKTVKLFTYVRREGDKMLMHQEVEGEIVPGTKGSVPVDKSPWIALRWAKIDGEDYGRGHVEEYIGDLRSLEGLTEAIVEGSAAAAKVLFLVDPNSTTQASVIAESKNLDVRTGNADDVTVLQVDKLGDFRVALQTIEMITARLAQAFLLMESVQRDAERVTAEEVRRVSSELDDALGGVYSILSQEFQHPLVRRVMYRMQEDNRLPQLPEDMVRPTIITGVEALGRGHDLNRLMMFGRVISDSLGPEAFTAAIRAEDFIKRVGTNLGIDMDGLVKSREELQADQQNSQMQALIQNLGPELVKQMGQGGGVPSQ from the coding sequence TTGACAGCAGCCGAGCGCTACGCGCAGCTCGAAGGCTCACGAACGCCCTACCTGACCCGCGCCCGTGAATGCGCAAAGCTGACGATCCCGAGCCTGATGCCCGAGGAGGGCACTTCGGGGTCGTCAGACCTGCCCACCCCGTACCAGGGGATGGGGGCGCGGGGCGTGAACAATCTAGCAGCGAAGCTGTTGCTGGCGCTCTTACCGCCTTCGGCACCCTTCTTCCGCCTTTCCATAGACGACTTCGCGCTGGCTGAAATCGCCGGCGATCGTCCCGAGGCCCGCTCCGAGGTCGAAAAGACCCTGGGAGACATCGAACGCACTGTCATGACCGAGATCGAGGCGACCGCAATCCGCGTGTCCGCCTTCGAGGCGCTCAAACAGCTTCTCAATGCCGGTAACGTCCTCCTCTACCTACCGCCTACCGGGGGTATGAAGGTGTTCCGGCTCGATCGCTACGTGGTCAAGCGCGATCCCATGGGCAACATCCTGGAGATCGTCGTCAAAGAGGAGGTCTCTCCGGCAGCGCTGCCCGAGGAACTCCGCAAGAAGCTCAAGGACCGCATCAAGTCCAAGGGCGTCAATGACCAGAAGACGGTCAAGCTGTTCACCTACGTCCGCCGCGAAGGCGACAAGATGCTGATGCACCAAGAGGTCGAGGGCGAGATCGTCCCCGGCACCAAGGGATCGGTTCCGGTGGACAAGTCGCCCTGGATCGCCCTCCGCTGGGCTAAGATCGACGGCGAGGATTACGGCAGGGGTCACGTCGAGGAATACATAGGCGACCTCCGCTCCCTTGAGGGTCTCACTGAGGCCATCGTTGAAGGCAGCGCCGCCGCCGCCAAGGTCCTATTCCTTGTGGACCCGAACAGCACCACGCAGGCGTCGGTCATTGCCGAGTCCAAGAACCTGGATGTACGCACCGGCAACGCCGATGACGTGACCGTCCTCCAAGTGGACAAGCTGGGCGACTTCCGGGTGGCCCTCCAGACAATCGAGATGATTACCGCCCGGCTGGCCCAGGCTTTCCTGCTCATGGAGTCCGTCCAGCGGGACGCCGAGCGTGTCACCGCCGAGGAAGTCCGCCGCGTGTCGTCAGAGTTGGATGACGCGCTGGGCGGTGTGTACTCGATCCTGTCGCAGGAGTTCCAGCACCCGCTGGTCCGCCGCGTCATGTATCGGATGCAGGAGGATAACCGCCTCCCGCAGCTTCCCGAGGATATGGTCCGACCGACGATCATCACGGGCGTTGAAGCGCTTGGCCGTGGCCATGATCTCAACCGCCTCATGATGTTTGGCCGCGTCATCTCCGACTCCCTCGGCCCCGAAGCGTTCACGGCAGCCATCCGCGCCGAAGACTTCATCAAGCGCGTGGGGACGAACCTTGGGATCGACATGGACGGTCTCGTGAAGTCCCGCGAGGAACTCCAGGCCGATCAGCAGAACTCGCAGATGCAGGCCCTTATCCAGAACCTCGGCCCCGAACTCGTCAAGCAGATGGGTCAGGGCGGAGGCGTACCAAGTCAGTAA
- a CDS encoding capsid assembly protein, whose translation MSETVSVVMPVNETGPDAPVPSQTEPATPAPDSNTRPEWLPEKFENPQALADAYKALEAKLGTQAAADTPEDQPSPDPQDQPQQDSGQAPNFASNQAEVSNTLKGHGIDFGELQARYMETGELTPDDYATLQEAGFNRPFVDNWIEAQKALIAQAENAIYETVGGKDSYTKMVQWAAQNLPDEEIEAFNTAVESGDMAQARMAVSGLYARFTGASGSEPTLLAGQASTASEGFQSQAQMQEAMSDPRYRKDPAYRAEVERKIAAATFF comes from the coding sequence ATGTCAGAAACAGTCAGCGTCGTCATGCCGGTGAACGAAACCGGCCCGGACGCTCCCGTCCCCTCCCAGACTGAACCGGCCACCCCGGCCCCCGACTCCAACACCCGCCCAGAGTGGCTGCCGGAGAAGTTCGAGAACCCGCAGGCTCTTGCTGATGCCTACAAGGCCCTGGAGGCCAAGCTGGGTACGCAGGCAGCCGCAGATACTCCGGAGGATCAGCCGTCCCCGGACCCCCAGGATCAGCCGCAGCAGGACAGCGGACAGGCCCCGAACTTCGCGTCGAACCAGGCCGAGGTCTCCAACACCCTCAAGGGTCACGGCATCGACTTCGGTGAACTCCAGGCTCGTTATATGGAGACCGGGGAACTCACCCCCGACGACTATGCGACGCTCCAGGAGGCGGGCTTCAACCGTCCGTTCGTGGACAACTGGATCGAGGCTCAGAAAGCCCTCATCGCGCAGGCCGAGAACGCCATCTACGAGACCGTTGGCGGGAAAGACAGCTACACCAAGATGGTCCAGTGGGCCGCGCAGAATCTCCCGGATGAGGAGATCGAGGCATTCAACACCGCCGTCGAGAGTGGCGACATGGCCCAGGCCCGGATGGCCGTATCCGGTCTGTATGCCCGCTTCACGGGCGCGTCCGGCTCCGAGCCGACCCTGTTGGCCGGTCAGGCATCGACGGCTTCGGAAGGCTTCCAGTCGCAAGCTCAGATGCAAGAGGCCATGTCCGACCCGCGTTATCGCAAGGACCCGGCCTACCGCGCTGAGGTCGAGCGGAAAATCGCCGCCGCTACCTTCTTCTAA
- a CDS encoding phage capsid protein, translating to MANFIVSRLGADQGDTGTYAKDTKLFLKVFSGEVLTSFAETNVFLDKHYVRTITHGKSAQFPVMGKTSAAYHTPGVELTGGTIKHTERVITIDDLLVAQKSIANIDEAMNHYDVREKYSYEMGAALARQMDQHIAQVAVRTARDTANIAGAEGHGDGLVIPTDYAGAPSSADFATNGSHLTEAFYVAAEKLAEKDIPVEECFIFVRPAEFYRLVQNKDLLNKDWGGRGSYADADLPVIAGMRVVMTNNLPKTNITTGTAAGPDQGNGPKYAGDFTKTSALVMHPSAVGTLKLMDLAMEMEYSVRHQATFMVAKYAVGHDGLRPEGLVEIANDTKANLVANQSITASVILD from the coding sequence ATGGCGAACTTTATCGTATCCCGCCTTGGTGCTGACCAGGGCGATACTGGCACCTACGCCAAGGATACCAAGCTCTTTCTCAAGGTCTTCTCTGGTGAAGTCCTCACGTCCTTCGCGGAAACGAATGTCTTCCTGGACAAGCACTACGTCCGCACCATCACGCATGGCAAGTCCGCTCAGTTCCCCGTGATGGGTAAGACCTCGGCGGCTTACCACACGCCTGGCGTCGAACTGACTGGCGGCACCATCAAGCACACCGAACGGGTCATCACCATTGACGACCTGCTCGTGGCCCAGAAGTCCATCGCCAACATCGACGAGGCGATGAACCACTACGATGTCCGTGAGAAGTATTCTTACGAGATGGGCGCGGCGCTGGCCCGTCAGATGGATCAGCACATCGCCCAGGTTGCTGTGCGCACCGCCCGCGACACCGCAAACATCGCCGGTGCCGAGGGCCACGGTGACGGTCTGGTCATCCCGACTGACTACGCGGGCGCTCCGTCTTCCGCCGACTTTGCCACGAACGGCTCCCACCTTACCGAAGCCTTCTACGTCGCCGCTGAGAAGCTGGCCGAGAAGGACATCCCGGTCGAGGAATGCTTCATCTTCGTGCGCCCCGCTGAGTTCTACCGCCTTGTCCAGAACAAGGACCTGCTCAACAAGGACTGGGGTGGTCGCGGCTCCTACGCCGACGCCGACCTGCCGGTGATTGCCGGTATGCGTGTGGTGATGACCAACAACCTGCCGAAGACCAACATCACGACCGGCACCGCCGCTGGTCCGGATCAGGGCAACGGCCCGAAGTATGCCGGTGACTTCACCAAGACTTCGGCCCTTGTCATGCACCCGAGCGCCGTGGGCACCTTGAAGCTCATGGACCTCGCCATGGAGATGGAATACTCCGTGCGTCACCAGGCCACCTTCATGGTCGCCAAGTACGCCGTGGGCCACGATGGCCTGCGTCCGGAAGGTCTGGTCGAGATCGCCAACGACACGAAGGCGAACCTCGTGGCCAACCAGTCCATCACCGCCAGCGTCATTCTGGACTAA
- a CDS encoding phage tail protein translates to MTTLTTKLDAINLMLSIIGEAPVNSVDDTGIVDAALAKQVFDETNREVQSHGWHWNTDRGYSLAATNDGEVLLPSNTLRVDAVDTTLDVVQRGNRLWDRVNHTYDIGRAVLVDIVRLLDFEEIPETARAYIAVRSGRKFQDRVVGSEVLSGFNKADEQRAWVILQNHEAANADYNMRVSVPVRSVLSRRAHGGF, encoded by the coding sequence TTGACGACTCTCACTACGAAACTCGACGCCATCAACCTGATGCTGTCGATCATCGGGGAAGCCCCGGTGAACTCGGTGGACGACACCGGCATCGTGGATGCTGCCCTCGCAAAGCAGGTGTTCGATGAGACAAACCGAGAAGTCCAGTCGCATGGCTGGCATTGGAACACCGATCGCGGTTACTCCCTGGCTGCCACCAACGATGGTGAGGTCCTGCTCCCCAGCAACACGCTCCGGGTCGATGCCGTGGACACCACCCTGGACGTGGTGCAGCGGGGGAACCGTCTCTGGGACCGCGTGAACCACACCTACGACATCGGCAGAGCCGTCCTGGTGGACATCGTGCGCCTGCTCGACTTCGAGGAAATCCCCGAGACCGCCCGCGCCTACATCGCCGTCCGCTCGGGCCGTAAGTTCCAGGACCGCGTGGTCGGCTCCGAGGTCCTCTCCGGCTTCAACAAGGCCGACGAACAGCGGGCCTGGGTTATCCTCCAGAACCACGAAGCGGCCAATGCCGACTACAATATGCGGGTCAGTGTGCCGGTGCGGAGCGTCCTCAGCCGCCGCGCTCACGGGGGCTTCTAA
- a CDS encoding virion core protein, T7 gp14 family, translated as MFSAASSWSEQAEYAAEAETYRQAQAYLADRHRRRIEEYNNEVYAQDIQYANDILAYQRDEFQRQAEWFDESVGLIKKDYVNQLGTLLLRATEEAIAAQLYGEEAIRQGRSEAATAQVAAAERGIAGITARMLVNDTDRQVGEALTSIDRNRQAISRQLSLEALGLKARADSAINQLPLQTFQPIAPPTRAAPTSPVMPTAPVPQPSRGQLIGDVLGAGISGYRSLTKNSTPSTGGWNRS; from the coding sequence ATGTTCTCCGCCGCCTCCTCATGGAGCGAGCAGGCGGAGTATGCCGCCGAAGCGGAGACCTACCGCCAGGCACAGGCGTACCTAGCTGACCGGCACCGCCGACGCATCGAGGAGTACAACAACGAGGTCTATGCGCAGGACATTCAGTATGCGAATGATATTCTCGCGTACCAGAGAGACGAGTTCCAGCGCCAGGCCGAGTGGTTCGATGAGTCCGTAGGTCTCATAAAGAAGGACTACGTGAACCAGCTAGGGACTCTGCTCCTCCGCGCTACCGAGGAAGCGATTGCAGCGCAACTCTACGGCGAGGAGGCCATCCGCCAGGGCCGCTCCGAGGCCGCTACTGCACAGGTGGCCGCAGCCGAGCGCGGGATCGCTGGGATCACCGCCCGTATGTTGGTGAACGATACGGATCGTCAGGTAGGCGAAGCCCTCACCAGCATCGACCGAAACCGCCAGGCTATCAGCCGCCAGTTGTCCCTCGAAGCTCTGGGCCTGAAAGCCCGCGCGGACTCCGCCATCAACCAGCTTCCCTTGCAGACCTTCCAGCCGATCGCGCCGCCGACGAGGGCGGCTCCGACCTCGCCGGTCATGCCAACCGCTCCGGTGCCCCAGCCCAGCCGGGGTCAGTTGATCGGTGATGTCCTCGGCGCAGGTATCAGTGGATACCGGAGCCTCACCAAGAACAGCACCCCGTCAACCGGCGGGTGGAATAGGAGCTAA